The following coding sequences lie in one Drosophila sulfurigaster albostrigata strain 15112-1811.04 chromosome 2R, ASM2355843v2, whole genome shotgun sequence genomic window:
- the LOC133839278 gene encoding peripheral plasma membrane protein CASK isoform X2: MTEDEILFDDVYELCEVIGKGPFSIVRRCIHRESNQQFAVKIVDVAKFTASPGLSTADLKREATICHMLKHPHIVELLETYSSEGMLYMVFEFMEGSDLCFEVVRRAVAGFVYSEAVACHYMRQILEALRYCHENDILHRDVRPACALLATVDNSAPVKLGGFGSAIQLPGTRETIETHGRVGCPHYMAPEVVTRRLYGKGCDVWGAGVMLHVLLSGRLPFLGSGVRLQQSIARGRLSFEAPEWKSISANAKDLVMKMLAANPHHRLSITEVLEHPWIRDRDKLQRTHLADTVEELKRYNARRKLKGAVQAIAGGTNMDPLYASDADMPIAGAPDEWADEEAGIEAVQRILDCLDDIYSLQDAHVDADVLRDMLRDGRLQQFLQLFDRIGSTVITTNGRAPTAEAVARSRDVLELLSSVGVGVGNKYAKDELMQLLAAPHLQLQL, from the exons atgaccGAAGACGAAATTCTCTTTGACGATGTTTACGAGCTCTGCGAGGTCATTGGCAA GGGTCCATTCTCCATTGTGAGGCGTTGCATACACAGAGAGTCGAACCAGCAGTTTGCTGTGAAAATCGTTGATGTGGCCAAATTTACGGCCAGTCCAGGACTGAGCACAGCGG ATCTGAAACGCGAAGCCACAATATGTCACATGCTAAAGCATCCGCACATCGTCGAGCTGCTGGAAACCTACAGTTCCGAGGGCATGCTCTACATGGTCTTTGAATT CATGGAAGGCTCCGATTTGTGCTTTGAGGTTGTGCGACGCGCCGTCGCAGGTTTTGTCTACAGCGAGGCGGTGGCTTG TCACTATATGCGGCAAATACTGGAGGCACTGCGCTATTGCCATGAGAACGATATACTGCATAGGGATGTGAGACCCGCTTGTGCCCTGCTGGCCACCGTGGACAACTCGGCGCCAGTGAAACTGGGCGGCTTCGGTTCGGCGATACAGTTGCCGGGCACACGCGAAACCATAGAAACACATGGACGCGTCGGCTGTCCGCACTATATGGCGCCGGAAGTGGTCACCAGGCGTCTGTATGGCAAGGGCTGCGATGTTTGGGGCGCTGGTGTTATGCTGCATGTGTTGCTCTCGGGTCGTCTGCCATTTTTGGGCTCCGGTGTGCGGCTGCAACAGTCGATAGCACGCGGCAGACTTTCG tttgaGGCACCAGAATGGAAATCAATTTCGGCCAATGCCAAGGATCTAGTCATGAAAATGCTGGCGGCCAATCCACATCACAGACTCTCAATCACCGAGGTGCTGGAGCATCCCTGGATACGTGATCGCGACAAATTGCAGCGCACTCATCTGGCGGATACTGTTGAGGAATTGAAGCGCTATAATGCGCGACGCAAGCTCAAGGGCGCTGTGCAAGCGATTGCCGGTGGCACCAACATGGATCCACTGTATGCCAGTGATGCAGACA TGCCCATTGCAGGCGCACCGGATGAATGGGCCGACGAGGAGGCGGGCATTGAGGCGGTGCAACGAATATTGGACTGTCTGGATGACATCTATTCGCTGCAGGATGCCCATGTGGATGCGGATGTGTTGCGTGATATGCTGCGCGATGGACGATTGCAGCAATTTCTGCAGCTGTTCGATCGCATCGGGTCGACGGTCATCACGACCAATGGTCGAGCACCCACAGCGGAGGCTGTGGCGCGCAGTCGCGATGTCCTGGAGCTATTGTCATCGGTGGGCGTTGGTGTGGGCAATAAGTATGCCAAGGATGAGCTGATGCAGCTCCTTGCCGCGCCGCACTTGCAG CTCCAACTCTAG
- the LOC133839278 gene encoding peripheral plasma membrane protein CASK isoform X1, which translates to MTEDEILFDDVYELCEVIGKGPFSIVRRCIHRESNQQFAVKIVDVAKFTASPGLSTADLKREATICHMLKHPHIVELLETYSSEGMLYMVFEFMEGSDLCFEVVRRAVAGFVYSEAVACHYMRQILEALRYCHENDILHRDVRPACALLATVDNSAPVKLGGFGSAIQLPGTRETIETHGRVGCPHYMAPEVVTRRLYGKGCDVWGAGVMLHVLLSGRLPFLGSGVRLQQSIARGRLSFEAPEWKSISANAKDLVMKMLAANPHHRLSITEVLEHPWIRDRDKLQRTHLADTVEELKRYNARRKLKGAVQAIAGGTNMDPLYASDADMPIAGAPDEWADEEAGIEAVQRILDCLDDIYSLQDAHVDADVLRDMLRDGRLQQFLQLFDRIGSTVITTNGRAPTAEAVARSRDVLELLSSVGVGVGNKYAKDELMQLLAAPHLQNSHAINKINKKKYKKSTQNFQLNSSRT; encoded by the exons atgaccGAAGACGAAATTCTCTTTGACGATGTTTACGAGCTCTGCGAGGTCATTGGCAA GGGTCCATTCTCCATTGTGAGGCGTTGCATACACAGAGAGTCGAACCAGCAGTTTGCTGTGAAAATCGTTGATGTGGCCAAATTTACGGCCAGTCCAGGACTGAGCACAGCGG ATCTGAAACGCGAAGCCACAATATGTCACATGCTAAAGCATCCGCACATCGTCGAGCTGCTGGAAACCTACAGTTCCGAGGGCATGCTCTACATGGTCTTTGAATT CATGGAAGGCTCCGATTTGTGCTTTGAGGTTGTGCGACGCGCCGTCGCAGGTTTTGTCTACAGCGAGGCGGTGGCTTG TCACTATATGCGGCAAATACTGGAGGCACTGCGCTATTGCCATGAGAACGATATACTGCATAGGGATGTGAGACCCGCTTGTGCCCTGCTGGCCACCGTGGACAACTCGGCGCCAGTGAAACTGGGCGGCTTCGGTTCGGCGATACAGTTGCCGGGCACACGCGAAACCATAGAAACACATGGACGCGTCGGCTGTCCGCACTATATGGCGCCGGAAGTGGTCACCAGGCGTCTGTATGGCAAGGGCTGCGATGTTTGGGGCGCTGGTGTTATGCTGCATGTGTTGCTCTCGGGTCGTCTGCCATTTTTGGGCTCCGGTGTGCGGCTGCAACAGTCGATAGCACGCGGCAGACTTTCG tttgaGGCACCAGAATGGAAATCAATTTCGGCCAATGCCAAGGATCTAGTCATGAAAATGCTGGCGGCCAATCCACATCACAGACTCTCAATCACCGAGGTGCTGGAGCATCCCTGGATACGTGATCGCGACAAATTGCAGCGCACTCATCTGGCGGATACTGTTGAGGAATTGAAGCGCTATAATGCGCGACGCAAGCTCAAGGGCGCTGTGCAAGCGATTGCCGGTGGCACCAACATGGATCCACTGTATGCCAGTGATGCAGACA TGCCCATTGCAGGCGCACCGGATGAATGGGCCGACGAGGAGGCGGGCATTGAGGCGGTGCAACGAATATTGGACTGTCTGGATGACATCTATTCGCTGCAGGATGCCCATGTGGATGCGGATGTGTTGCGTGATATGCTGCGCGATGGACGATTGCAGCAATTTCTGCAGCTGTTCGATCGCATCGGGTCGACGGTCATCACGACCAATGGTCGAGCACCCACAGCGGAGGCTGTGGCGCGCAGTCGCGATGTCCTGGAGCTATTGTCATCGGTGGGCGTTGGTGTGGGCAATAAGTATGCCAAGGATGAGCTGATGCAGCTCCTTGCCGCGCCGCACTTGCAG AACTCGCAtgctataaacaaaattaacaaaaaaaaatacaaaaagtcAACTCAAAATTTCCAACTAAATTCAAGCAGAACTTAA